A genomic stretch from Papio anubis isolate 15944 chromosome 18, Panubis1.0, whole genome shotgun sequence includes:
- the DPEP1 gene encoding dipeptidase 1, whose amino-acid sequence MWTRWWLWPLVAVCTADFFRDEAERIMRDSPVIDGHNDLPWQLLRMFNNRLQDARANLTTLADTHTNIPKLRAGFVGGQFWSVYTPCDTQNQDAVRRTLEQIDVVHRMCQMYPETFLYVTSSAGIRQAFQEGKVASLIGVEGGHSIDSSLGVLRALYQLGMRYLTLTHNCNTPWADNWLVDTGDSKPQSQGLSPFGQRVVKELNRLGVLIDLAHVSVATMKATLQLSRAPVIFSHSSAYSVCASRRNVPDDVLRLVKQTDSLVMVNFYNNYISCTNKANLSQVADHLDHIKEVAGARAVGFGGDFDGVPRVPEGLEDVSKYPDLIAELLRRNWTEAEVKGALANNLLRVFEAVEQASNPTQAPEEEPIPRDELGDSCRTHYGYPSGASSLHRQWGFLVLASLAALVLCLCLL is encoded by the exons GCACAACGACCTGCCCTGGCAGCTGCTGAGGATGTTCAACAACCGGCTGCAGGACGCGAGGGCCAACCTGACCACCTTGGCCGACACACACACCAACATCCCCAAGCTGAGGGCTGGCTTCGTAGGAGGTCAG TTCTGGTCCGTGTACACGCCCTGCGACACCCAGAACCAAGACGCTGTGCGGAGGACGCTGGAGCAGATAGATGTGGTCCACCGCATGTGCCAGATGTACCCTGAGACCTTCCTGTATGTCACCAGCAGTGCAG GCATCCGGCAGGCCTTCCAGGAAGGGAAGGTGGCCAGCCTGATCGGTGTGGAGGGCGGCCACTCCATCGACAGCAGTCTGGGCGTCCTGCGGGCGCTCTATCAGCTGGGCATGCGGTACCTGACCCTCACCCACAACTGTAACACGCCCTG GGCTGACAACTGGCTGGTGGACACGGGAGACAGCAAGCCCCAGAGCCAAGGCCTGTCACCCTTTGGGCAG CGTGTGGTGAAGGAGCTGAACCGTCTGGGAGTCCTCATCGACTTGGCTCACGTGTCTGTGGCCACCATGAAGGCCACCCTGCAGCTGTCCAGAGCCCCCGTCATCTTCAGCCACTCCTCGGCCTACAGCGTGTGCGCAAGCCGGCGCAACGTGCCTGACGACGTCCTGAGGCTGGTG AAACAGACAGACAGCCTGGTGATGGTGAATTTCTACAACAATTACATTTCCTGCACCAACAAGGCCAACCTGTCCCAAGTGGCTG ACCATCTGGATCACATCAAGGAGGTGGCAGGAGCCAGAGCTGTGGGCTTTGGTGGGGACTTTGATGGTGTTCCAAG GGTCCCTGAGGGGCTGGAGGACGTCTCCAAGTATCCAGACCTGATCGCTGAGCTGCTCAGGAGGAACTGGACAGAGGCGGAGGTCAAGGGTGCACTGGCCAACAACCTGCTGAGGGTCTTCGAGGCTGTGGAGCAG GCCAGCAACCCCACGCAGGCTCCCGAGGAGGAGCCCATCCCGCGGGACGAGCTGGGCGACTCCTGCAGGACGCATTACGGCTACCCCTCCGGGGCCTCCAGCCTCCATCGCCAGTGGGGGTTCCTGGTCCTGGCCTCCCTCGCTGCCCTGGTCCTCTGTCTGTGTCTCCTGTGA